Proteins from a single region of Pseudomonas fulva:
- a CDS encoding type II toxin-antitoxin system Phd/YefM family antitoxin, whose translation MKVELVTNLKRQATKILADLHESKEPVLITEHGMPSAYLVDVDDYQFMQKRLALLDALAQGERAVVEGNIVSHEQAKERLGKWLK comes from the coding sequence ATGAAAGTCGAGCTGGTCACCAACCTGAAGCGACAGGCCACCAAGATCCTTGCCGATCTTCACGAATCCAAAGAGCCCGTGCTGATCACCGAGCACGGTATGCCATCGGCTTATCTGGTGGATGTCGATGACTACCAGTTCATGCAGAAGCGCCTTGCACTGCTGGATGCGCTGGCCCAAGGGGAACGAGCCGTGGTCGAAGGCAATATCGTCAGCCATGAACAGGCTAAGGAACGGCTGGGCAAATGGCTGAAATAG
- a CDS encoding substrate-binding domain-containing protein — translation MTDLKEVALRAGVSRATAARAFASPDMVRPHTREQVFAAARQLGFRPNRLGRQLRLQTTQLIGVVVPNLLNPVFAEQFQAMEQAARGRGYNLLLATTDYHAERESEVVEELLRQRVDGLVLTVTDARSNRVLQSLAQEDTPFVLAYHQPENREYSAVSVDNHAGMALATRHLLAAGHRRIGMVAGSALQSDRARLRYAGYRQAMHAAGLPALPLIEMPAHTQADFVAIQPWLQGQQAPSALVCSNDLLAISLINVLRRNGWSVPRQLSVMGFDGIALGTQVHPTLCSVVQPIADLAHTLIDQLLAQIAGATPVSHCLPCHIRPGESIRPFEETPDDPLP, via the coding sequence ATGACGGATCTGAAAGAGGTTGCCCTCCGCGCGGGCGTGTCGCGGGCCACCGCTGCGCGGGCTTTTGCCTCGCCAGACATGGTGCGCCCGCACACCCGTGAGCAGGTGTTCGCCGCGGCGCGCCAGCTGGGCTTTCGCCCCAACCGCCTGGGCCGGCAGCTGCGTTTGCAGACCACCCAGCTGATTGGCGTGGTGGTGCCCAACCTGCTCAACCCGGTGTTCGCCGAACAGTTCCAGGCCATGGAGCAGGCGGCGCGTGGGCGGGGCTACAACCTGCTGCTGGCTACCACCGACTACCATGCCGAGCGCGAAAGCGAGGTGGTCGAGGAGCTGCTGCGCCAGCGCGTCGACGGCCTGGTGCTGACGGTGACCGATGCTCGCAGCAACCGCGTGCTGCAAAGCCTGGCTCAGGAAGACACGCCCTTCGTGCTGGCCTATCACCAGCCCGAAAACCGCGAATACAGCGCCGTATCGGTGGATAACCACGCCGGTATGGCGCTGGCCACCCGGCATCTGCTGGCGGCCGGCCACCGGCGCATCGGCATGGTGGCGGGGTCGGCGTTGCAGTCCGACCGTGCCCGGCTGCGTTATGCCGGCTATCGGCAGGCCATGCACGCGGCCGGGCTACCGGCCTTGCCGCTGATCGAGATGCCTGCCCACACCCAGGCCGATTTCGTCGCCATCCAACCCTGGCTCCAGGGCCAGCAGGCGCCCAGCGCGCTGGTGTGCTCCAACGACCTGCTGGCCATCAGCCTGATCAACGTGCTGCGCCGCAATGGCTGGAGCGTGCCGCGCCAGCTGTCGGTGATGGGTTTCGACGGCATCGCCCTCGGCACCCAGGTGCACCCGACGCTGTGCAGCGTGGTGCAGCCCATCGCCGACCTGGCGCACACCCTGATCGACCAGCTGCTGGCGCAGATCGCCGGCGCCACCCCCGTATCCCACTGCCTGCCGTGCCATATCCGGCCAGGTGAAAGTATCCGCCCCTTCGAGGAGACGCCCGATGACCCGCTTCCGTAA
- a CDS encoding ABC transporter substrate-binding protein, translating to MTRFRKTLAALLLCGTASLSQAAETAICYNCPPEWADWGAQLAAIAENTGVKVPLDNKNSGQALAQLVAERAAPMADVVYYGVTFGLQAQNAGVVGSYKPKGWDDIPAGLKDPEGHWFAIHSGTLGIMVNVDALGGLPVPQSWADLLKPEYKGMVGYLDPSSAFVGYVSAVAINRAMGGDLDDFAPAIDYFKKLAGNSPIVPKQTAYARVLSGELPILVDYDFNAYRARYKDQANVAFVIPSEGSISVPYVMSVVDNAPHRANAERVLDFVLSDQGQALWANAYLRPVRPVQMPAEVAARFLPESDYARAGVVDYQKMAAVQKAFAARYLKEVR from the coding sequence ATGACCCGCTTCCGTAAAACCCTTGCAGCCCTGCTGCTGTGCGGTACCGCCAGCCTGAGCCAGGCCGCCGAGACGGCGATCTGCTACAACTGCCCGCCGGAGTGGGCGGACTGGGGCGCGCAGCTCGCCGCGATTGCCGAGAACACCGGCGTGAAGGTGCCGCTGGACAACAAGAACTCCGGCCAGGCCCTAGCACAGCTGGTGGCCGAGCGCGCGGCACCGATGGCCGACGTGGTGTATTACGGGGTGACCTTCGGCCTGCAGGCGCAGAACGCCGGGGTGGTCGGCAGCTACAAGCCAAAGGGCTGGGACGACATTCCCGCCGGGCTGAAAGACCCTGAAGGGCACTGGTTCGCCATTCACTCCGGCACGCTGGGCATCATGGTCAACGTCGACGCACTGGGCGGCCTGCCGGTGCCGCAAAGCTGGGCCGACCTGCTCAAGCCCGAGTACAAGGGCATGGTCGGTTACCTGGACCCGTCCAGCGCCTTCGTCGGCTACGTGTCGGCGGTGGCGATCAATCGCGCCATGGGCGGCGACCTCGACGACTTCGCCCCGGCCATCGACTACTTCAAGAAACTGGCCGGCAATTCGCCGATCGTGCCCAAGCAGACCGCCTATGCGCGGGTGCTGTCCGGTGAGCTGCCGATCCTCGTCGACTACGACTTCAACGCCTACCGCGCGCGCTACAAGGACCAGGCCAATGTCGCCTTCGTGATTCCGAGCGAAGGCAGCATCAGCGTGCCCTACGTGATGAGCGTGGTGGACAACGCGCCGCACCGCGCCAACGCCGAGAGGGTGCTGGACTTCGTGCTCTCCGACCAGGGCCAGGCGCTGTGGGCCAATGCCTACCTGCGGCCGGTGCGCCCGGTGCAGATGCCCGCCGAGGTGGCGGCGCGCTTCCTGCCAGAAAGTGACTATGCCCGCGCCGGCGTGGTGGATTACCAGAAGATGGCCGCGGTGCAGAAAGCCTTCGCCGCGCGTTATCTGAAAGAGGTGCGCTGA
- a CDS encoding ABC transporter permease codes for MLLAFWILPLAHLVLLGGESRGGAGSGYWQVLSSGQYLSSLAQTSMLAATVTLAALLVGSISGVFLARQRFFGRSALVALLTFPLAFPGVVVGFLVILLAGRQGVFAALGLGLVGERWIFAYSLAGLFLGYLYFSIPRVILTVMAASESLDASLEEAARSLGASHWRVTWDVIVPGLMPALVSCGAICFATSMGAFGTAFTLGTQLNVTPVAIYNVFTNYANFSVAAALSVLLGALTWAVLLVVRKWVRNAGGLL; via the coding sequence ATGTTGCTGGCCTTCTGGATACTGCCGCTGGCCCATCTGGTGCTGCTTGGCGGCGAAAGTCGCGGCGGGGCGGGCAGTGGCTACTGGCAGGTGCTGAGCAGCGGCCAGTATCTGAGCAGCCTGGCGCAGACCAGCATGCTGGCCGCCACGGTGACCCTGGCGGCACTGCTGGTGGGCAGCATCAGCGGGGTGTTTCTCGCCCGCCAGCGCTTCTTCGGCCGTTCGGCGCTGGTCGCCCTGCTGACCTTTCCCCTGGCGTTTCCCGGCGTGGTAGTGGGTTTTCTGGTGATTCTGCTGGCCGGCCGCCAGGGCGTGTTCGCGGCGCTGGGCCTGGGGCTGGTGGGCGAGCGTTGGATATTCGCCTATTCCCTGGCCGGTCTGTTTCTCGGCTACCTGTACTTTTCCATACCGCGGGTGATCCTCACCGTGATGGCCGCCAGTGAAAGCCTCGATGCCAGCCTGGAGGAGGCTGCCCGCTCGCTGGGCGCCAGCCACTGGCGGGTCACCTGGGACGTGATCGTGCCGGGGCTGATGCCGGCGCTGGTGTCCTGCGGCGCGATCTGCTTCGCCACCTCGATGGGCGCGTTCGGTACCGCCTTCACCCTGGGCACCCAGCTCAACGTCACGCCCGTGGCGATCTACAACGTGTTCACCAACTACGCAAACTTCAGCGTGGCCGCCGCGCTGTCGGTGCTCCTCGGTGCGCTGACCTGGGCGGTGCTGCTGGTGGTCAGGAAGTGGGTGCGCAACGCCGGAGGGCTGCTATGA
- a CDS encoding ABC transporter permease: MKRSTLFAAQLIFTCLVCAFMLVPVLLSLLAGLTRNYFQGLSSGLTFDWLVQVWQAYSPTVWLSLQLALACALCVCVIGVPAAYALVRMNNRFSRAFEELMVLPVAMPGLASALALLLTYGHLGGFRGSWLFILVGHVLFTLPFLVRPVMAVMQRQNLPTLEDAAASLGAGPLRRFFTVVVPNCRAGILAGVLMVVTLSLGEFNLTWMLHTPMTKTLPVGLADSYASARLEVASAYTLLFLLMIVPLLIALQAISARLSRGDQR, encoded by the coding sequence ATGAAACGCTCGACGCTGTTTGCCGCGCAGTTGATCTTCACCTGCCTGGTCTGCGCCTTCATGCTGGTGCCGGTACTGCTGTCGCTGCTCGCCGGGCTGACCCGCAATTACTTCCAGGGGCTGTCCAGCGGCCTGACCTTCGACTGGCTCGTGCAGGTGTGGCAGGCCTATTCACCGACGGTGTGGCTGTCGCTGCAACTGGCGCTGGCCTGCGCCCTGTGCGTCTGCGTGATCGGCGTGCCGGCGGCTTACGCCCTGGTGCGCATGAACAACCGCTTCAGCCGCGCCTTCGAGGAACTGATGGTGCTGCCGGTGGCGATGCCCGGCCTGGCCAGTGCGCTGGCGCTGCTGCTCACCTACGGTCATCTCGGCGGCTTTCGTGGCAGCTGGCTGTTCATTCTGGTCGGCCACGTGCTGTTCACCCTGCCGTTTCTGGTGCGCCCGGTAATGGCGGTGATGCAGCGCCAGAACCTGCCGACCCTGGAAGATGCCGCCGCCAGTCTCGGCGCCGGCCCGCTGCGGCGCTTCTTTACCGTGGTGGTGCCCAACTGCCGTGCGGGCATCCTCGCCGGGGTGCTGATGGTCGTCACCCTGTCACTGGGCGAATTCAACCTGACCTGGATGCTCCACACGCCGATGACCAAGACCCTGCCGGTGGGCCTGGCCGACAGCTACGCCTCGGCGCGGCTGGAAGTCGCCAGCGCCTACACCCTGCTGTTCCTGCTGATGATCGTGCCGCTGCTGATCGCCCTGCAGGCCATCAGCGCCCGCCTGTCCCGTGGAGACCAACGATGA
- a CDS encoding ABC transporter ATP-binding protein, protein MTATSIRLHNCRKAFADGTVAVDDLSLEIHAGETLAILGPSGCGKTTTLRLIAGLERPDAGQVSFAGRDVTPLPIERRDVGMVFQNYALFPNLNVADNIGYGLKVRKVPRAEREQRCAELLELVGLQGYGHRAIHELSGGQRQRVALARAVAPRPRVLLLDEPLAALDAQLRERLRSELGQLLRELAITAVFVTHDQGEAMALGDRILVMERGRIAQLATPRALYQQPANAFVANFIGTLNAFAVLGRTANGVQVNGGELPWSASELPTTLYCRPEHLQVTRTPGHVRGRLLGQFFQGAQSRLLVDVGGAQPLSVDSSDDRLHAPGDLINLAVEPQRVFSLNA, encoded by the coding sequence ATGACCGCTACCTCCATTCGCCTGCACAACTGCCGCAAGGCGTTCGCCGACGGCACCGTCGCCGTGGACGACCTGAGCCTGGAGATCCACGCCGGCGAGACCCTGGCCATCCTCGGCCCGTCCGGCTGCGGCAAGACCACCACGCTGCGCCTGATCGCCGGGCTCGAGCGCCCGGATGCCGGGCAGGTGTCGTTCGCCGGGCGCGATGTCACGCCGTTGCCCATCGAGCGCCGCGACGTGGGCATGGTATTCCAGAACTACGCGCTGTTTCCCAACCTCAACGTGGCCGACAACATCGGTTATGGCCTGAAGGTGCGCAAGGTGCCCCGCGCCGAGCGCGAACAGCGCTGCGCCGAACTGCTCGAACTGGTCGGCCTGCAGGGCTATGGCCATCGCGCCATCCATGAGCTGTCCGGCGGCCAGCGCCAGCGCGTCGCCCTGGCCCGCGCGGTGGCGCCACGCCCGCGGGTACTGCTGCTCGATGAACCCCTGGCGGCCCTGGATGCCCAGTTGCGCGAGCGCCTGCGCAGCGAGCTGGGCCAGTTGCTGCGCGAGCTGGCCATTACCGCGGTGTTCGTCACCCACGACCAGGGCGAGGCCATGGCCCTGGGCGACCGCATTCTGGTCATGGAGCGCGGCCGCATCGCGCAGCTGGCCACGCCGCGGGCGCTCTATCAGCAGCCGGCCAACGCCTTCGTGGCGAATTTCATCGGCACCCTGAATGCCTTCGCGGTGCTCGGCCGCACGGCCAACGGCGTGCAGGTCAACGGCGGCGAGTTGCCGTGGAGCGCCAGCGAGCTGCCAACCACTCTGTATTGCCGGCCCGAGCACCTGCAGGTGACCCGTACGCCCGGCCATGTGCGCGGGCGGCTGCTCGGGCAATTCTTTCAGGGCGCGCAGAGCCGCCTGCTGGTGGACGTGGGCGGCGCGCAGCCGCTGTCGGTGGACAGCAGCGACGACCGCCTGCATGCCCCCGGCGATTTGATCAACCTGGCCGTCGAGCCCCAGCGAGTGTTCAGCCTCAATGCCTGA
- a CDS encoding phosphodiesterase — protein MPDVIPSVPTFLIAQISDLHLKAGGKPSYGVVDTLAALRRAVDHLNASQPRPDIVVISGDLVDFGHPDEYAVLRPELQRLAMPCYLVPGNHDDRAHLLAAFADHGYLPRSPEAPLDWVVDSHPVRLIGLDTTIPGSHGGQLQDSQLRWLDAQLALRPQVPTVLILHHPPFTSGIGHMDREPFRNAAALEWLIGGHPQVERLLCGHLHRPIQRRFAGSLSCVCPGVSHQIVLDLQPSAPAHFNLEPPGYLLHHWHAEHGLVTHTGVFGEYPGPYPFYDGNGLID, from the coding sequence ATGCCTGATGTCATCCCCAGCGTTCCGACCTTCCTTATTGCGCAGATCAGCGACCTGCACCTCAAGGCCGGCGGCAAGCCGAGTTACGGGGTGGTCGATACCTTGGCGGCGCTGCGCCGCGCGGTCGACCACCTCAACGCCAGCCAGCCACGCCCGGACATCGTGGTCATCAGCGGGGACCTGGTGGACTTCGGTCACCCCGACGAATACGCCGTGCTGCGGCCCGAACTGCAGCGCCTGGCCATGCCCTGTTACCTGGTGCCCGGCAATCATGATGATCGCGCCCACCTGCTGGCCGCCTTTGCCGACCACGGCTACCTGCCGCGGTCGCCCGAGGCGCCGCTGGACTGGGTGGTCGACAGCCACCCGGTGCGCCTGATCGGCCTGGACACGACGATTCCGGGCAGCCATGGCGGGCAACTGCAGGACAGCCAGCTGCGCTGGCTGGACGCCCAGCTGGCGCTGCGCCCGCAGGTGCCGACGGTGCTGATCCTGCACCACCCGCCATTCACCAGCGGTATCGGCCATATGGACCGCGAGCCGTTTCGCAACGCGGCGGCCCTGGAGTGGCTGATCGGCGGCCACCCACAGGTGGAGCGGCTGCTCTGCGGGCACCTGCATCGCCCGATCCAGCGGCGTTTTGCCGGCAGCCTGAGTTGCGTGTGCCCCGGGGTTTCCCACCAGATCGTGCTGGACCTGCAGCCCAGCGCGCCGGCCCACTTCAACCTGGAGCCGCCTGGCTACCTGCTGCACCACTGGCACGCCGAACACGGCCTGGTTACCCACACCGGGGTGTTCGGCGAATACCCGGGGCCCTATCCGTTCTATGACGGCAATGGCCTGATCGACTGA
- a CDS encoding methyltransferase: MSSSFATPFATLELQRQPEQPGMPLQAFDAADAYLLEQVQTLPSTGRVLLLNDSFGALACALVGRARVTSSGDSHLGHLALRLNLARNGLPEDAVTFVPASEPASGPFDMVLIRVPKTLALLEEQLIRLQAQLAPDAQVIAGAMIKHLPRAAGDLLEKYIGPVQASLAVKKARLLHATPEAKPAAQSPYPTRYRLDKPALELSNHANLFCREGLDIGTRAFLPHLPRHLDNRRVADLGCGNGVLGIVYALGSPQAELTLVDESYMAVQSAAENWQAALGERPVTVRAGDGLAEQPADSLDLVLCNPPFHQQQVVGDFLAWRMFQQARSALVTGGELWIVGNRHLGYHAKLSRLFRGVEQVAATPKFVVLKATK, from the coding sequence ATGTCGTCGTCCTTCGCCACCCCGTTCGCCACCCTCGAGCTGCAGCGCCAACCCGAGCAACCCGGCATGCCCCTGCAGGCCTTCGACGCCGCCGATGCCTACCTGCTCGAGCAGGTGCAGACGCTGCCGAGTACCGGGCGCGTGCTGCTGCTCAACGACAGCTTCGGCGCCCTGGCCTGTGCCCTGGTCGGGCGCGCCCGGGTAACCAGCAGCGGCGACTCGCACCTCGGCCACCTGGCGCTGCGCCTCAACCTGGCGCGTAACGGCCTCCCTGAAGACGCGGTGACCTTCGTGCCGGCCAGCGAGCCAGCAAGTGGTCCGTTCGATATGGTGCTGATCCGTGTGCCGAAAACCCTGGCGCTGCTGGAAGAACAGCTGATCCGTCTGCAAGCTCAGCTGGCGCCAGACGCCCAGGTGATCGCCGGGGCGATGATCAAGCACCTGCCGCGCGCCGCTGGCGACCTGCTGGAGAAGTACATCGGCCCGGTGCAGGCCTCACTGGCGGTGAAAAAAGCCCGTTTGCTGCACGCCACGCCCGAAGCCAAGCCGGCAGCGCAGTCGCCCTACCCGACCCGCTACCGCCTCGACAAACCGGCGCTGGAACTCAGCAACCACGCCAACCTGTTCTGCCGCGAAGGCCTGGACATCGGCACCCGCGCCTTCCTGCCGCACCTGCCGCGCCACCTGGACAATCGCCGGGTGGCCGACCTGGGTTGCGGCAACGGCGTGCTGGGCATCGTCTATGCCCTCGGCAGCCCCCAGGCGGAACTGACCCTGGTGGACGAATCCTATATGGCCGTGCAATCCGCCGCCGAGAACTGGCAAGCCGCGCTGGGCGAACGCCCGGTGACAGTCCGCGCCGGTGATGGCCTGGCCGAGCAGCCTGCCGACTCGCTGGACCTGGTGCTGTGCAACCCGCCCTTCCACCAGCAGCAGGTGGTCGGCGACTTCCTCGCCTGGCGCATGTTCCAGCAGGCGCGCAGTGCGCTGGTCACCGGCGGCGAGCTGTGGATCGTCGGCAACCGCCACCTGGGCTACCACGCCAAATTGTCGCGGCTGTTCCGCGGCGTCGAGCAGGTGGCGGCTACGCCGAAGTTCGTGGTGCTCAAGGCGACCAAGTAA
- a CDS encoding TRAP transporter substrate-binding protein: MFKSVVTTALSALLLICTPAFAAEPIVIKFSHVVAEDTPKGRGAQLFKELVEQRLGDKVKVELYPNSTLFGDEDELQALREGKVQLLAPSLSKFDAYTKQLQVFDLPFLFDDLEAVKRFQKREKSRELLRSMAGHDIYGLAYWNNGMKQLSATRALKAPADAKGLNFRIQPSPVLEAQFAQIGATASKMAFSETLAALQKGTVQGAENPWSNLASQKLDSVQPFITETNHGSLNYMLISNSKFWISIPYQVRTQLEAIIEEVSFKVNQDAEELNRKSREQLVAAGRAQIITLTHEQREAWREAMRPVWQRFEAEIGTDVLRAAQTVNRR, from the coding sequence ATGTTCAAGTCCGTTGTCACCACAGCCCTGTCCGCCCTGCTGCTGATCTGCACGCCGGCGTTCGCCGCCGAGCCCATCGTCATCAAGTTCTCCCACGTGGTCGCCGAAGACACCCCGAAGGGCCGTGGTGCGCAGCTGTTCAAGGAACTGGTGGAGCAGCGCCTGGGCGACAAGGTGAAGGTCGAGTTGTACCCGAACTCCACGCTGTTCGGTGACGAGGACGAACTGCAGGCGCTGCGTGAGGGCAAGGTGCAGCTGCTGGCGCCGTCGCTGTCCAAGTTCGACGCCTACACCAAGCAACTGCAGGTGTTCGACCTGCCGTTCCTGTTCGACGATCTGGAAGCGGTGAAGCGTTTCCAGAAGCGCGAGAAGAGCCGCGAGCTGCTGCGTTCCATGGCGGGCCACGACATCTACGGCCTGGCCTACTGGAACAACGGCATGAAGCAGCTTTCCGCCACCCGCGCGCTGAAGGCGCCGGCCGATGCCAAGGGTCTGAACTTCCGTATTCAGCCATCTCCAGTACTGGAGGCGCAGTTCGCCCAGATCGGCGCCACCGCCAGCAAGATGGCCTTCAGCGAAACCCTGGCGGCGCTGCAGAAGGGCACCGTGCAAGGCGCGGAAAACCCCTGGTCGAATTTGGCCAGCCAGAAGCTCGACAGCGTGCAGCCGTTCATCACCGAAACCAACCACGGCTCGCTCAACTACATGCTGATCAGCAATTCCAAGTTCTGGATCAGCATTCCCTACCAGGTGCGCACCCAGCTGGAAGCGATCATCGAGGAGGTCAGCTTCAAGGTGAACCAGGACGCCGAGGAGCTCAACCGCAAGAGCCGCGAGCAACTCGTTGCCGCCGGCCGCGCGCAGATCATCACCCTGACCCACGAGCAGCGCGAAGCCTGGCGCGAGGCGATGCGCCCGGTATGGCAGCGTTTCGAAGCCGAGATCGGCACCGACGTGCTGCGTGCGGCGCAGACGGTCAATCGGCGCTGA
- a CDS encoding LysR family transcriptional regulator yields the protein MLASLPALVSRLRLKQLRLLIALDEQGSLHKAADAVAISQPGATKALNEIESAFGTRLFTRTSQGLEANDLGRCAIRYARLIHSDLAHLREEMLGILQGQGGRLVVGVIMGAVPHLTRALSRLRARQPELSVEIVEDTSARLLSLIDQGRLDLAICRTSVSRRPDDYDCLSLHDEQLKVVANPAHPLANTPGLSLAQLAAYSWVVFPANMPMRLVLERAFSDAELEFPRYPLETASTFATLMLLEEDPNLVALMPRETAQSAARSGQLACLDVAQVLRSEPYGVISRRGSPLSSPARLLLEELRTS from the coding sequence ATGCTCGCATCCCTCCCTGCTCTGGTGTCCCGACTGCGCCTGAAACAGCTGCGTCTGCTGATCGCCCTCGACGAGCAGGGTTCGCTGCACAAGGCCGCCGACGCCGTGGCGATCAGCCAGCCGGGGGCGACCAAGGCCCTCAACGAAATCGAATCGGCGTTCGGCACGCGGCTGTTCACCCGTACCAGCCAGGGTCTGGAGGCCAACGATCTGGGGCGTTGCGCGATCCGCTACGCGCGGCTGATCCACAGCGACCTGGCGCATCTGCGCGAGGAGATGCTCGGCATCCTGCAAGGCCAGGGCGGCCGGTTGGTGGTGGGCGTGATCATGGGCGCGGTGCCGCACCTGACCCGCGCCCTGTCGCGGTTGCGGGCGCGGCAGCCGGAGCTGTCGGTGGAAATCGTCGAGGACACCAGCGCGCGGCTGCTCAGCCTGATCGACCAGGGCCGCCTGGATCTGGCGATCTGCCGGACCAGCGTAAGCCGCCGGCCAGATGATTACGATTGCCTGAGCCTGCATGACGAGCAGCTGAAAGTGGTGGCCAATCCCGCGCACCCGCTGGCTAACACGCCGGGCCTGAGCCTGGCGCAACTGGCCGCCTACAGCTGGGTGGTGTTCCCGGCGAACATGCCGATGCGCCTGGTGCTGGAGCGGGCATTCAGCGACGCCGAACTGGAGTTTCCGCGCTACCCGCTGGAAACCGCCTCGACCTTCGCCACCCTGATGCTGCTGGAGGAGGACCCGAACCTGGTGGCCCTGATGCCACGGGAAACCGCCCAGTCGGCGGCGCGCTCGGGCCAGCTGGCCTGCCTGGATGTGGCCCAGGTGCTGCGCAGCGAGCCCTACGGGGTGATCAGCCGGCGCGGCTCGCCGCTGTCATCGCCAGCGCGTTTGCTGCTGGAGGAGTTGCGGACTTCGTAG
- the araD1 gene encoding AraD1 family protein: MRLIQFESTRGQRQVGVVDGDAVRTVRGVASTRELALAAIRAGRSLQAEVENRGSDAGPAYAELQQGGCILPPLDHEDPAHCLISGTGLTHLGSAATRDKMHQQKGQDEATLTDTMRIFRWGLEGGKPAAGQVGAQPEWFYKGDGSSVVRPGADLPLPAFAEDGGEEPELVGLYVIGDDGKPYRLGYALGNEFSDHVLERRNYLYLAHSKLRFCAYGPELRVGALPAHLAGTSRIHRGGEVIWEKEFLSGEENMCHSLENLEFHHFKYQQFLRPGDVHVHYFGTATLSYADGIRAQPGDTFEIEMSEFGAPLRNGLVAADEPLQPGSVTTL; encoded by the coding sequence ATGCGACTGATCCAGTTCGAATCCACCCGCGGCCAGCGTCAGGTTGGCGTTGTCGACGGCGATGCCGTGCGTACCGTACGGGGCGTTGCCAGCACCCGCGAGTTGGCCCTGGCGGCGATCCGCGCCGGGCGCAGCCTGCAGGCCGAGGTCGAGAACCGCGGCAGCGACGCCGGCCCGGCCTATGCCGAGCTGCAGCAGGGTGGGTGCATTCTGCCGCCGCTGGATCATGAAGACCCGGCCCACTGCCTGATCAGCGGCACCGGCCTCACCCACCTGGGCAGCGCCGCGACCCGTGACAAGATGCACCAGCAGAAGGGCCAGGACGAAGCGACGCTGACCGACACCATGCGCATCTTCCGCTGGGGCCTGGAGGGTGGTAAACCGGCCGCCGGCCAGGTTGGCGCGCAGCCGGAGTGGTTCTACAAGGGCGATGGCAGCAGCGTCGTGCGCCCTGGCGCCGACCTGCCATTGCCGGCATTCGCCGAAGATGGCGGTGAGGAGCCGGAGCTGGTCGGCCTCTACGTGATCGGTGACGACGGCAAACCCTATCGCCTCGGTTACGCCCTGGGCAACGAATTCTCCGACCACGTGCTGGAACGCCGCAATTACCTGTACCTGGCCCATTCCAAACTGCGTTTCTGCGCCTACGGGCCGGAGCTGCGTGTTGGTGCGCTGCCGGCGCACCTGGCCGGCACCAGCCGTATTCATCGCGGCGGCGAGGTGATCTGGGAGAAGGAATTCCTCAGCGGCGAGGAGAACATGTGCCACAGCCTGGAGAACCTGGAATTCCACCACTTCAAGTACCAGCAGTTCCTGCGCCCGGGCGATGTGCACGTGCATTACTTCGGCACGGCTACGCTGTCCTATGCCGACGGTATCCGGGCGCAGCCCGGCGATACCTTCGAGATCGAAATGAGCGAGTTCGGTGCGCCCCTGCGCAACGGCCTGGTAGCGGCCGATGAGCCGCTGCAACCGGGCAGCGTCACCACCCTTTGA